The Gloeobacter morelensis MG652769 genome contains the following window.
ACCTGCTTCGTCGTCAAATAGGGCCGGCGTCTCCAGCTTCGGCCGGACTGTTGCCACCGGCGCAGTACTTTGGGCCTGGACCGCCGCGACCGCCAGGGTGGCAGCCAGCGCAAAGCAGACGAAAGACTGGATCTCAAGGCGAAGCTTTACAGACACTTTGTTTACCTACGAGTTGAACCCGCGCGATCGTAGTGTCCTTACCCTAAGTCCTGGTTAACGGAGCGCCTTCAAGTCACCGCCGCCTGACACAGCCGGGCGCGGTGCTCGCCGAGCAGCGGTTGCAAAGCCGCGGCAACCCGTCGATCGAGATGGGGATACACCGGAAGCCGCGGCTCCAACCGCCAGCCCGCCGCCGCGAGTCGTTCGCCGAGCCGCTCCACAACCGGGTGGGCGTAGTCGGGATTGACCACGTCCACTGGACCAATCCCCCCCAGATCCCGCGCCCCCGCCTCCAGCAGCGGTACGGGGTCACCCACCAGGTTGGGCGGGATCTGAATTGTGATCTCGGCAGGCAGAATCTGCCGGGCCAGCCGCACCACACCGAGCAGTTGCGCGTCGCCCAGCGGTTCTCCAGCCCAGCTTTGGGAGCCGCCGGGGCTGTGGGGCTGCAGGATGACCTCCTGGATGTGTCCGTGGCGATGGTGCAGCCGGGCGATGGTCCGCAACGTATCCTCGCGCTCGGCGGGTGTCTCGCCGATTCCCAACAGCAGACCGGTGGTAAAGGGAATACCCAAGGTGCCTGCCCATTCGAGCTGCTCGGTGCGCAGCGCCGGGAGCTTGCTTGGGGCGTGGCGGTGGACGCTTCCCAGCAGCCTGTTGCTGTCGATTTCGAGCATCAGACCCAGCGAGACGTTCAGCTGCTGGAGCGCGCCCATCTCCTCGAAGCGCAGAACGCCGCAGTTGGTGTGGGGCAAAAATCCTAACTCCAAGGCCACTGCACAGATGTTCTGAATCATCGCAAACCATTTGCCCCGGCGCGGATCGTGGGGGTGCACCTCGCCTGAGAGGACCAGAATTTCGACCACACCGCTTCCCACCAGCGGCAGCAGCAGCGCGCGCACCTCGGCAGGCTGCAGCCACGCAGCCCCGCGATCGGCCCGAAAATTGCAGTAGCCGCAGCGGTTGAAGCACTCGCGCGTGGGCACCAGCGTAAAAGAAGGGCTGTAGGTGACGGTGCGCTCCCTCATAGATCGATCCCCACCTCGGCAAGCAATGTGGCCAGCGCTTCGTCCTGCAACCCCGTGGCAATCACCTGGGGGTTGACGGGGGAGAAGGGAGCGCGCTGGCGCTCGACGCCTAAAAGTTGGGCACCCGCCGGGATCACCGGCTGGCCAGGATCGGCGGGCGTGGGTCGGGTTAAAAAACTGGAGGCGCCGCGAAAGACCAGCACCTCCTCTTCGGAGCCATCCAGCAGAACCCGCACCAGCAGAACTTCGCCAGGGCGTTTGCGAGTATAGGCTTCGAGGGCATCGCCGAGGGGCATCGCATCGGTCTCCAGCTTTGGTGTCCAAGCATATTTTCAACCGGCTCCCACGCCCGCGGGTGATAAATTGTAAACCAATGTTGTGGTTAGTGCGCCTGGTGTTGCTGGCGGTCGCGGCGGGCTTTTTTGCCTGGGTCGCCTACGAAAATCCTCTGCCGGCGGTCTGGCGGGAGGTGCGATGTCTGCCGGTCTACTGGCGGCCGACGCTTCCGTATCCAGAATTTCTCTCCAGGCTGCGCGCCGGCGAAATTCGCTTTGTCCTGCTCAACCCCGAGCAGGCGCGCATCTACGTGCGCAAGGGCGACGAGCAGTACGCCGTGCGCGTGCCGGAACTGGATTTTACCTGGCAGGAACTGCTCCACGAAAAGCGGGTGCGGGTGGTGGTGCTGGCCGAGGGCGGATGTTAAAGATCAAGGCTGGGCGTCATCGGCGGTGCTTTTGGCCCACCAAAGGCACAGCAGCGAACCGACTGCGACGATCGCCAGGGCGTTGAGCAGGTGAACATGCATTGGAAACGGGTCGAGTACCTGTCTCAGGTAGAGATATAAGATCAAACTCGCCCCAGCCCCAAAAAGTGTCACCAGCGGCACAGCGACGGCGAACAACAAACTGCCCCCCAACAGCGCAAAGGGTTTCCAGGGATTGTCTGCCGCAAGCGGCACCACCGCGCTTGCGGAACTGCCCGCAGTATGGAGAGCTTCTCGGTGCTGAAGAGCTTCGAGCGCCTCGCGGGCATTACCCAGGCGCTCCTCGAGAGCCGGTTCGAGCAAGCGTTCCAACCAGCGCACCAGTGGCCGACCCACCCCCACCCGGCTCTGGAAGACAAGGTGCAAGCCCCGGCGTGGAAAGTCCGCCGGATCGGTGCCGGTGAGGGCAAAAAGCAGTGTCGCTCCAAGGGCGTAAAGGTCCGATCCCGGTGTGGCGCGGCCGATAAATTGCTCGGGCGGCATATAGCTGAAGGTTCCGGCGACCGTCAGGGTGGCCGTACCGCCCTGGGCCTGAACCGAGCCGAAGTCGATGAGCGCGTAGCCGCCATCGGCGGTGCAGACGATATTGCTGGGTTTGATATCGCGGTGAATCACCGGGGGCGCCTGGCTGTGCAAGTAGGCAAGCGTCTCCAGCAGATGCGCCGCCAGACGGACGATATCCGCTTCGCCCAAACGCTCGCCCGAGCCGACCCGTTCGGCCAGGGTGATCCCGGCGATGTACTCCTGAGCCAGGCAGTAGTAATGCCCTTCGGGCAGCTCCGCCCAGAAGGCGTCCCGGTGGCGGGGGATACCGGGGTAGTCGAGCGAGGCGAGGGTGCGCGCCTCGCGCTCCAGCCGCTGGTGATCTTGCCAGGTGGCCTGGCGGCCGAAATAAAGCGTCTTGAGGGTGACGAACGCTTCGGCGCACAGCCCGTCCGCCGCCAGCCAGGTCTCGCGACCGCCGTTCACACCGAGGTGCTGACACAACCGGTAGCGCTCTCGAACCAGCTCGCCTTCGCTGAACGGCATGGCGGCCTCCTGCGGTTGAAAAGTTAGGGTCCGGCCAAAAACTGCTACAAGGAAATCATAGTGTTCGGCCAACCGTGTGTTCTTCACAACACCGGGCGGGCGGAATCGTTCGCAGCAGGTACCCGATGAAAGGCCGACGCAAAATCAAGTATCCCCACCTAGTAGGCTCCAAGTGGACCGCCGCCGCCAAGATCATGGGATGGCGGCACTTTCAGGTTTTTGCCCGGGAGGACCGCAAGGGTCTGGTCTTTGCCCGCCTGCAATCGGTATGTGCAGTGGAGGTCAATTTTTGGGTAAACGCCAAAACCCTCAAAAACCGGGATCTGTGGGAACCCGGCTGGACCACCCTCGGCGAGATGGCTGCGGATCCCGACGGAGCGGCGCGAATTCAGTGAGCGGCGGTGGCCGCCTCGGGATTGGTCGAGAAGGAGGAACCGCAGCCGCAGGTGTGGGTGGCACTGGGGTTGTGGAAGCGGAAGCCGCCCCCCATCAGATCGCCGGACCAGTCGAGGGTAAGCTCCCCAAGATAGGGCAGGCTTGCGGCATCAACGGCCACACGCACGCCGTCCTGATCAAACAGGTGGTCGTCCACCCGGCTTTCGGTGTCAAACTTCATCGTATAGGACATGCCGGAGCAGCCGGCGTTGACCACCCCCAGACGCAAGAACTGCCGGTCGTTGCCGCTTTTTTTCTGCAGGCGCCTGACTTCTTGGAGGGCGGTTTCGGTGAGGTTGATCATGGCCAGAACCACACAATCGCTTTGTTAAGCGCATTGTAGCCCACCGACGCACCTGCCTTTTGCAGAAGCGGCGGCTGCGCCCAAGCGCACCCAAAAGTGGGTTCAACTCCGTAGTTCAGACCCGGGCCTGCCGCGACGATGAAGAAGCAAGCCAACAGGCAAGCACCCGTCCGCGCAAGACGGCAACCGGGCTTCACGCACCCCCCTGGCGTGGAGCCCGGTTGCCGTTTGAGGGGCTTGCGGCGGACTAGTTCAGATTTTTGGAGGTTATTTTATCGGCTACTACGCGCGCAGGTTTGCAAGAATAACCAGCCGGGTGATAGCCCAGTAGATGCTTGATGCAGCCGACTCGACAGACAAACTGCTTGTGCTAGTTTGGGCTTTTCCTATCCAGTCCAAGGGGAGCGTAGAGATGGCAAGGATTCTCAGGCTGGTCTCAAACAGTGCATTCGCAGGCGAATCGGTGCCTTTGTCACAAGCTGGCCCTCCCGAAGACGGGGAATTGCTGGACGCTTACTCAAACGCGGTGACCCGCGCCGCCGAGACCGTGAGCCGCTCGGTGGTTAATATCGACGTGCGCAAAAGCACACGGGGACGCCAGGGCAACCAGCAGACGCACGGCAACGGCTCAGGATTTTTGTTTACCCCCGACGGCTATATCCTGACCAACAGCCACGTCGTCCATGGGGCCGGCGCATTGGAGGTGACGCTGCAGGACGGTCGGCGGATGGCGGCAACCCCTGTGGGCGACGACCCCGACAGTGACCTCGCTGTCATCCGCATCGACGGGGCTAACCTCTACCCCGTCAAATTGGGCGACTCCCAGAAAGTGCGCGTCGGCCAGTTGGCCATCGCCATCGGCAGCCCCTACGGTTTTCAGTACACAGTGACCGCCGGGGTGGTCAGTGCCCTCGGCCGTTCGCTGCGCTCCGGCTCCGGGCGGCTCATCGACAACATTGTCCAGACCGACGCCGCCCTCAACCCGGGTAATTCCGGCGGACCGCTGGTCAACTCGCGCGGCGAGGTGATCGGGGTGAATTCGGCGGTTATCCTGCCGGCCCAGGGCATTTGCTTTGCAATCGCCGTCAACACCGCCAAATTCGTCGCAGGTCAGCTCATCAACGGCGGCCGGGTGCGCCGCAGCTTTATCGGCGTCGGCGGGCAGACCGTGCCGCTGCCGCGCTTCGTGGTGCGCTTTCACAATCTCGCAGTCGAAAGCGGCGTACTGGTGGTTTCCGTCGAGGCCGACAGCCCCGCTTCGCGCGCGGGCCTGCGCGAAGGGGATGTGATCGTCGAATTGGCTGGGCAAGCGGTCTCGGATATCGACGCTCTGCACCGCGCCCTGAGCGACAAGCAGGTGGGGGTGCACTCGTCGCTGACCGTCCTGCGGCGCAACGACAAGCTCAGCCTGGAGATTGTTCCGGCGGAGTCGACCGCAAAGGCTTCCCAGTAGTAAGAGCTCATTCGCAAAGAGTGTTAAGAGAAGGTGTCCAGTCAGTACGTTTGCGCTAAGGTTCAGGCAGCCAGCCTAGATGCCAGCCGACGAACCGCAAACCCTACAAGAGCGACCTGACAGACGAGCAGTGGGCCACCTCGAACCCCTGCTGCCAAAAGCCAAACCCGGCGGCAGGCCGCGTTCTGTCGATATGCGCGAAGTCGTCAACGCTATCGTGTACGTGCTACATACCGGCATTCAATGGGAGATGATGCCCCACGACTTACCCCCTTACGCCTGAATTCAAACGCTGGGTGGTGGAGCGGACGTTCGGCTGGCTGCTGCGCGAAAGGCGGTTGAGTAAAGACTATGAGCAGTGGCCAGAAAGCGGCGCGTCGATGATCTACCTGGCAAACATTCGACTGATCCTACGAAGATTGACTGCTGCTCAGCCTGCTCCTGAAACTGCTTAACAACTTTACGAATCAGCTCTGAATCAAGTAGCAACGTGTGTCAAAACCTGGAGTTTTCCGAAGAAATCACTTTGCGGAAATGACTTGAGAATCGCGCACGGACTTGCAAGCTTTTGGGCCGTCCAGATATCTGCGATTCGCATAAAACCACCCATCTCAACGGGGGTGCCGAGTGCAGCAGATTCTCAATCCTTGCGCTGACGGTACTGCGTCAGCTTCCGGCCGGGCGGGTTGCCGGTCTGACTCATCGGTAAGTGCCTGAATCTCTGGACCAAATGCGTGCAGTTGCGCGACTACCTACCGCAGGTTTTTGGCCAGACGCTTGCGTGGCGCAGGGTCGAGAATTCTCACGGCGTCGGTGGTGTATTCAGGCAGGGTGCCAGCAATGGACCGCAGCAGCTAGGCCAGGGGACCAGGTGGGGTGCGGGCCAAGCAGCGGAGAAGTCTTCACCCCCAAATTTGCTCTAGGCTTTGGCGCCTTCGCCCTCAAAAGCCTGATCGACGAGGGGCTTCAATTCGCCGCGGTTGTGCATTTCGATCAAAATGTCGCAGCCGCCGACAAATTCGCCGTCGACGTACACCTGGGGAATCGTCGGCCAGTTGGCGTACTCTTTGATGCCCTGGCGGATCTCAAAATCGTCGAGCACGTTGACCGCTTCAAACGGGTGACCCAGCGAAGAGAGAATCTGCACCGAGGCGGCGGAGAAACCGCACTGCGGAAACTGGGGGGTACCCTTCATAAAGATCAGCACTTTGTTATTTTTGACAAGGGAATCAATTTTTTCGTGTGTTGACTGGGACATGGTTCCAAGCTCCTGGCCGTCAATACTTGATCTTAACGCAGCAATCCAGGAGGTTCGATGCTGGTCCACCGCCTCAACGCCCTGAAGGACAACTATGTGTTCGTGCTGGAGGACGCAGCGGCCAAAACGGCGGCCGTCGTCGATCCCGCCGAGGCCCGGCCGGTGCTCGAGGCGCTCGTCCGCCTCAAGCTCAAGCTCGTCGCCATCTTCAATACCCACCACCACCACGACCACGTCGGCGGCAACCGCGAACTGCTCGAAGCCTACCCCGGCATCGCGGTCTACGCTTCGCGCCGGGACCGCGGCCGCATCCCCGGCCAGACCGTCGAGCTCGAAGACGGCGACACGGTCACCTTTGCCGGGGAGCGGGCACGGGTGATCTTTGTTCCCGGTCACACCCACGGCCATATCGCTTACCACTTCCCGGGTGCTGGGCACCTCTTTTGCGGAGATACGCTCTTTGCCGGGGGCTGCGGCCGTCTGTTCGAGGGCACCGCCCGGCAGATGCAGCACTCGCTGAGCCGCCTGCGCGAACTGCCTGAGCAAACCCAAGTCTGGTGCGCCCACGAGTACACCCTGGGCAACTTGCGCTTTGCGCAGACCCTCGAACCGGACAACGCCGAACTGGCGGAGCGGCTGCGCACCGTCGAAGTGCTTCGGGCTCGAAAAATGGCGACGGTTCCCTCGACCATGGCCGCAGAGCGGGCGACCAATCCTTTCTTGCGCTGGGAAAGCCGTCAATTACAACGGGCGGCGGGGGCGATTGAGCCGGAGGAGGTGTTTGCCCAGATCCGGGCTCTCAAGGACCGCTTTTAGTAGCGGTTGACCCGGCGGGTCAAGATCATCGCGAGGGTCTCGGCATCGTCGAGAGCCGGTTCGCGGTGGGCCTCGCAGGGAATCACCTGGCTGGTGATGCGGATGGAGCTGCGGGAATCTTGAACGGCCACCTGCCAGCAGTGGCAGGGAACCCGATCGATAGAGCGCTCACCCTGATAAAGAAAGAGGACCGTTCCGAAGGAGGTGCAAAAAAGTTTGGCGTTGGGCACGAGTGGAACCCTCAGAGAACCCCGCTGCAAAGCGCGGGCACCGCTAATGGCCGGTTCTTTCATAGCATACCTTTAAATTTAAATTTCGTTACACTTTCGCCGACGGCGACCGCGAACTCGGAGATGCCGCACAAGTTCTACCGGAGGGCAGATCACCGTTTGGCGATTGCCGGTACACTCTAGACACAGTCAGGAGCGAGCCATGCCAGTCAAGATACGCCGGGATTTGTTGTACGCAATTCTTTCGCACATCCAGGCCCTTGAGCAGCAGGAAGTGCAGCCCAAACCGGCCATGTCCGAGCGCGACTTCGGCCACCTCGACGCCACACCGGCCGAGATTATCGGGCACATCGATTATCTCTATCAAAAGCGCATGTACCGGGGCGATTTTGAGCCCGGCTCCTACGGCGATCGCCGCCTGGAGCACGGCGTGTTCGACGAGCGCAAGCAGGTGAGCGAAGACAACATTGTCGAGCCGCCGCCCGCCGATTCGGTCTTCGAGGAAAAAGATTATCCCGCCCCCGAGGCCGCCCCCAATGTGCGCGATGTAACCCCCATCGACGGGGCGGTGGATGTGGATAACGTGCGCCTCACCGCCGCCGGCAAAGCCGCCCTCGCCGAACTGGAGCGCGACGGCCACGCCCCGGAG
Protein-coding sequences here:
- the cofG gene encoding 7,8-didemethyl-8-hydroxy-5-deazariboflavin synthase subunit CofG; translation: MRERTVTYSPSFTLVPTRECFNRCGYCNFRADRGAAWLQPAEVRALLLPLVGSGVVEILVLSGEVHPHDPRRGKWFAMIQNICAVALELGFLPHTNCGVLRFEEMGALQQLNVSLGLMLEIDSNRLLGSVHRHAPSKLPALRTEQLEWAGTLGIPFTTGLLLGIGETPAEREDTLRTIARLHHRHGHIQEVILQPHSPGGSQSWAGEPLGDAQLLGVVRLARQILPAEITIQIPPNLVGDPVPLLEAGARDLGGIGPVDVVNPDYAHPVVERLGERLAAAGWRLEPRLPVYPHLDRRVAAALQPLLGEHRARLCQAAVT
- a CDS encoding serine/threonine protein kinase is translated as MPFSEGELVRERYRLCQHLGVNGGRETWLAADGLCAEAFVTLKTLYFGRQATWQDHQRLEREARTLASLDYPGIPRHRDAFWAELPEGHYYCLAQEYIAGITLAERVGSGERLGEADIVRLAAHLLETLAYLHSQAPPVIHRDIKPSNIVCTADGGYALIDFGSVQAQGGTATLTVAGTFSYMPPEQFIGRATPGSDLYALGATLLFALTGTDPADFPRRGLHLVFQSRVGVGRPLVRWLERLLEPALEERLGNAREALEALQHREALHTAGSSASAVVPLAADNPWKPFALLGGSLLFAVAVPLVTLFGAGASLILYLYLRQVLDPFPMHVHLLNALAIVAVGSLLCLWWAKSTADDAQP
- a CDS encoding TIGR02450 family Trp-rich protein; the protein is MKGRRKIKYPHLVGSKWTAAAKIMGWRHFQVFAREDRKGLVFARLQSVCAVEVNFWVNAKTLKNRDLWEPGWTTLGEMAADPDGAARIQ
- a CDS encoding HesB/IscA family protein, with amino-acid sequence MINLTETALQEVRRLQKKSGNDRQFLRLGVVNAGCSGMSYTMKFDTESRVDDHLFDQDGVRVAVDAASLPYLGELTLDWSGDLMGGGFRFHNPSATHTCGCGSSFSTNPEAATAAH
- a CDS encoding S1C family serine protease codes for the protein MARILRLVSNSAFAGESVPLSQAGPPEDGELLDAYSNAVTRAAETVSRSVVNIDVRKSTRGRQGNQQTHGNGSGFLFTPDGYILTNSHVVHGAGALEVTLQDGRRMAATPVGDDPDSDLAVIRIDGANLYPVKLGDSQKVRVGQLAIAIGSPYGFQYTVTAGVVSALGRSLRSGSGRLIDNIVQTDAALNPGNSGGPLVNSRGEVIGVNSAVILPAQGICFAIAVNTAKFVAGQLINGGRVRRSFIGVGGQTVPLPRFVVRFHNLAVESGVLVVSVEADSPASRAGLREGDVIVELAGQAVSDIDALHRALSDKQVGVHSSLTVLRRNDKLSLEIVPAESTAKASQ
- the grxD gene encoding Grx4 family monothiol glutaredoxin, whose protein sequence is MSQSTHEKIDSLVKNNKVLIFMKGTPQFPQCGFSAASVQILSSLGHPFEAVNVLDDFEIRQGIKEYANWPTIPQVYVDGEFVGGCDILIEMHNRGELKPLVDQAFEGEGAKA
- the gloB gene encoding hydroxyacylglutathione hydrolase, with translation MLVHRLNALKDNYVFVLEDAAAKTAAVVDPAEARPVLEALVRLKLKLVAIFNTHHHHDHVGGNRELLEAYPGIAVYASRRDRGRIPGQTVELEDGDTVTFAGERARVIFVPGHTHGHIAYHFPGAGHLFCGDTLFAGGCGRLFEGTARQMQHSLSRLRELPEQTQVWCAHEYTLGNLRFAQTLEPDNAELAERLRTVEVLRARKMATVPSTMAAERATNPFLRWESRQLQRAAGAIEPEEVFAQIRALKDRF